Genomic DNA from Carnobacterium divergens DSM 20623:
GATGAAACAGTCGCTAGATAATTGTGCTTAGTGTCTTTAGGGTCATTAATGGTCTCTTTTTCAAATACTAAAGGACTTGAATCATTTACTTGATAATATAAACTCACAGTTTCACTGTCTTTATCTAGCCAATTTCCTGTAATTTCAATATCTGTTCCGTTATCTACAACTTTTTCTTGATTCGCACCTTCTAAAGTTATGACGGGCGCTACATTTGAAATAATAGTGTAATTAAAATTATCCGAATGTGTAATATAATTTTTCCCTTTAGCGATAACAGATTCACTTACTTCTGTATTGACAGGTACTGATTTTACTTTGACATCAAAAACAATTTTTTTCTGTTTATTTTCTACACCTAAATCTCCCAAGGGTAGATTCAATTCATTGCCTGACCAGTATGCATCTGATAAAGGAGTTTCATTTCCATCACTATCAATTGAGCGTAAACTACCTGGTAAATATTCAATATTATCGTTTAAGTTCTTCATTACATGAACTTCTTTCCAATCTTGTTTTCCTGACTGATAGTTTACATCGATTGAATATGTTAGCTTTGCTTCAGAATTAACTGATTTATTCTGTATCGATAATCCTGTATTCTTATCTATTACCTTTTCTTCAATACTACCTTCCACTAGTCCAGGAACCTTTTCAAACACAACACGATTAGAAGCGTAACTACCTCCAGTTGATCCAGTAAATCCCCAAAAAACTTGGTTCGTACCAAAAGTTGTATCTACATTAATCGGTATTGATACTGGGTTTAATGACTCAAATTGATAAGTTAGTATTGAAGCCGATGCACCCCATTTAACGCTAAATTTATGCCATTGATCATTTGAAAAATAATTACTGATTGGATACTGGATATCGTTATGATTCATCCGTCTACTTCCTAGCCAAGGATCATCATACGTACTCTTTTCCCCTGGGTAATTCCAAGCCAAATGATTTCGATTTTTTGCAATTTGACTATCAAAATCATTGTTATAATAGGTATCAAATTCTACAGCTATGGAATTACTAATCGCCAAACCAAACTCACCTTTTTTAGTTGAATCCCATACTCCTAATCTAGCACCATCCCCCGTCCTAAAAGCTTTATTTCCGTTTGGATCTGCCTGCATCACAAACGCCATACCATCTGCTGCATCTTTACCTTTGTCTCCAAAATATAAATACATAGAGGCTTCAAAATTTTTAGTTAAATCCATCATATTATTATCCGTATTCCAAATGGCTCCTGCTTGATTTTTTTGATTAGGTGTAACTTCTACAATATCTACTAACCCTGTGTTGATAACAGAACTATTCGCTCCCTCTGGTGTTTGAAAAACATTGTCTATTTCAATTCCATTTGGTGGACTACTAGAATTATCTGCTAAAGATTTTTCTGGATTCAAATAAAAAATGCTTATAACAGGTAATAGTAAAATTATTTTCGGAATATATTTCACAAAAGGCTCCTCCCTTCTCCTTTATAATAGATTTAATTTATAACCTTTTTTAGTCACCTCCTTTCACCTAATTAAGGTACTTTGTACAATAATATTTAACTTACTCAAGTTTACTTTCTAACTCTTTTTTTCCCCATAATCAGTATTATTAAAATAAACAAAATTGAAACGCCTAAAAATGCAAGCATTGATTGTGGCGATTCGCCTAATGCTGGAATTTGATTTTGTTTATTAGCTTGATTTTTATCCACTGGCAGATTGGGACTATTGGTTTTATCATCTGAAGTTTCATTTTCTACTGTATTTGATTTTTTATTAACTTTATTGACCCTAATAGTTTGTGTTTGATTCGTTGCTATGGTAAAGGAAATTGGCATTTCATCTAACTCATAGCCTTTAGGTGCTTTCGTTTCTACAAATTGATAATCCCCTGGCTCTAAATCTTTAACCGTTAGCTCTCCTTGACTATTTGTGCTTAATTGATTTTTCAATACAATTCCATTAGAGTCTTTCAATTCAAAAACAGCACCTTCTAATTTTTTACCATTATTTGTGTCTGCGGTCTTCGTGAGAATAACCTCTCCTAGCATTTTTTTATTTGTTTTGCTAACTTGAACTGGTTCTGTTTGAGAAGCTATTATTTCAAATACAACTGGCGTTTCATCTAAAAGATAGCCATCAGGTGCTTTCGTTTCTACAAATTGATAATCCCCTGGCTCTAAATCTTTAACTGTTAGCTCTCCTTGACTATTTGTACTTAACTGATTTTTCAATACAATTCCATTAGAGTCTTTCAATTCAAAAACAGCACCTTCTAATTTTTTACCATTATTTGTGTCTGCGGTCTTCGTGAGAATAACCTCTCCTAGCATTTTTTTATTTGTTTTACTAACTTGAACTGGTTCTGTTTGAGAAGCTATTATTTCAAATACAACTGGCGTTTCATCTAAAAGATAGCCATCAGGTGCTTTCGTTTCTACAAACTGATAAACACCCGGTTCTAAGTTATCTACAGCAACTAAGCCATTTTCGTCTGTAATCAACGCTTCTTTTACTAGCTCGTCTGATGCATTATATAAATTAAAATAGGCTCCTTTTAAACTCTGTTCATTAAGATTGTCTTTTTTCGTTAATTGAACAGCTCCTACCATTTTTTTATTCGTTTTAACAACCTGAACTGGTTCTACTTGGCTATTTAAAATTTCGACTATAATTGGAGTTTCATCTAATATATAGCCTTCTGGTGGAACTGTTTCTATAAAGTGATATATCCCTATCTCTAAATTATCTACCATAATAATTCCATCTTCGTTCGTAGTTAAATCTTCTTTTATAAGTTCATTTGATTCATTGTATAAATCAAAATGAGCCCCTTTT
This window encodes:
- a CDS encoding L-type lectin-domain containing protein, which produces MKYIPKIILLLPVISIFYLNPEKSLADNSSSPPNGIEIDNVFQTPEGANSSVINTGLVDIVEVTPNQKNQAGAIWNTDNNMMDLTKNFEASMYLYFGDKGKDAADGMAFVMQADPNGNKAFRTGDGARLGVWDSTKKGEFGLAISNSIAVEFDTYYNNDFDSQIAKNRNHLAWNYPGEKSTYDDPWLGSRRMNHNDIQYPISNYFSNDQWHKFSVKWGASASILTYQFESLNPVSIPINVDTTFGTNQVFWGFTGSTGGSYASNRVVFEKVPGLVEGSIEEKVIDKNTGLSIQNKSVNSEAKLTYSIDVNYQSGKQDWKEVHVMKNLNDNIEYLPGSLRSIDSDGNETPLSDAYWSGNELNLPLGDLGVENKQKKIVFDVKVKSVPVNTEVSESVIAKGKNYITHSDNFNYTIISNVAPVITLEGANQEKVVDNGTDIEITGNWLDKDSETVSLYYQVNDSSPLVFEKETINDPKDTKHNYLATVSSTELLLGANSLKVWAVDKEGAQSNVETITILVRGTLKFVNVPDFEFGQFSLPLKNELLFSSTKETIKISDTRGTGSDWKLNVTLKKPFTSLEGNTINDFYYINQDNQKQPIQLNELILVRTGVTQESSIQEIGWAPNQGLALEILPSNYIGEYSSELEWILEDTPSS